AGTGAACCGATAACTTTAAATGCCTTAAAAGGGTTTGAAGCTACACCTTAGAAGATCTAGTTCTAAACAAAgagagattttcaaaattagTATAACTGTGGCGATTGAATTTCTAAAACATACCCTGGAAACATGACGCCAGCATCAATCAAAATGTAACGATCATAGTTCCCCACAAGCATGCAATTCATCCCAATTTCACCCAGGCCACCTATAGGAAGAACACGGAGTGGCGGGCCACCAGACCCTTCATAGAACTGTTCCATTTTGCGCTGAACAGAATCTTCCATACTTTTCCTAGCTCCTTCTGTTTTCTTCAAATTCTTGCTTAGGACTTTAGACCCACGAGTACCTATCATCAACACAAATCAGTATAATCAATTTGAATAGAAAAAGTAAAAGAACATGCTGCTATGAACCTACAAGAACACAGATGACAAAAATGCATATGCTGTTGCCAGGTCAAGTAATGAAAGAAGAAACGAAGATTAAAATGGAATGTCGTGATTGCCACAGCTTGTTGTTGATTTTAGAAACTAGATTGAGTGCACCAGATAAAAGCAACAACGCAATCAATGAATGACAGGTTCAATGAGGTAAACCCAGCAATCGCAATAGAATGAACCCCACAAACAAAACATGGAGCTAACAGAATCAAAGTTCATCCCAGAAATAACGATTTTGAGCAAATGAACGTTCCAATAGAGGAAAgaccaaaagagaaaaatgcGAAACAAATAACATGAAGAATTTCACAAATTAAAATGGCACTCACAGAATAGACTTCCCCAATCTCAAGGACGAGGAAAAAGATTAAAATATATCAAAACCGGAGTGCAAGCAACTAAACCATTCAAGAAGAATTTTACAGGTGTTGCAGAAAGGGTACTAAACAGATCATGCAGGTTCAAAAAACCACTCCCGTTTCAATGAACCCAATGCAATAAAAATTATAGATaacttttttctttaaattaacGAATACAGTTATCATTATCAACTTCTGTCGCAAGGAAATAAAGCATAACTGAATCAGAACTCCTACTGAAGAAGAGCTGCACCaaaaaagagagtgaaaagTAGATGCCTGTAGGATTAGGAGCACCTAAGGAGCAAAAAATGGAAGTCCTCCTAGGGCATGGTCGACGTGAAAGCCTACAAGGGCATAGAGAAAGAGCACTCAAAGAGGCCATCTTCTTGGCTCCTGATATAAACTCCTCAAGAATCTCAGAATCTTGATGAACCTTAAACACGAGGAACTGTGGAATTCCAGAGACTCGAAGCCCTAAATTTCCCCTTGTTCTGGAATGAGTAGAAATGGAAAATGCCCTAGGGAAACCTGGGTTGAAGACGCGACCTTGAAGCGGGAAACGAGCGTAGAGAGGATTTTGTATGGACATGGACGGGAAATATCTTTCTTATCGTTTTGCAGGGAAGACACCCTTTCCGGCATCAGATGTGAGACTACCGCATAAAAAGCGATTCCTTTATTTACAAAAACACCCTTAAATAATAAATACTTTTTCCTTCTCCAACAAATTGAGggttaaaaaaaacaaggaatcgGAATCTAGATCAATTCTAGCCGATTCCGATTGGATCGGAATGGAATCGGTCAGAATTGGTTTAGGGTCGAAACAACCCCTGAATCCTAGTTTTCATACAATATTGGTCCAACCAAGATTGGTTGGAATCGAGATCTGCCTCTATTAATTTAAACCCGGATTGCCTCGGATCAGTCGATACAATTTCAattcagtcttatcccaactacatGGTATCAGCTACATGGGTCTCATTTCTTTGACCAATTTTATGCAAAGTCATACAAGATTCCAAtcctaagttatgcatgtcattcttcacttTATTTATGGTTAGGCGGGTCTACCtctagttcttttagctccttcaatttgcAATAAATTACTTTAACGCAttagaatattcaaaaacctcTGTTGCATATGTCTATGCCACCTCAAATAAGTTTCCCACATCTTATCATGAATAGGGGCAACTTCTAGATTtgctttaatttgttattttatattttttctggttttactACTGACCCACCACAACATCCTTGTTTCAACTCTATTAAGTTtctttaaatgtttttttttcctacctAACACTCAGCCTCTTATGTCATTGTTGGTCGTATTTATCGTtgtataaaattttcctttgagttttGAAGTATATGTCGATCACACATGCCTAACAGTTGCAACAAGGAAGAGACATTTTATTGTTTCATTAGACATAACTTGTCTTAGAGGGCGGACCTCAGCGTAGTGGTAAGTTGCTTCATTGTGACTAAGTGATTGCGGGTTTAAGTTGGGAAACAACCTCTATGTGAATTGGAGATAAAAACTACATATATTATGATCTTCCCCAGACCATGTAGTGGCAAGAGCCTCATGCATTAGGTACGCATTTATTAGATATGACTTACCTTGCCTTCATGCCTTCATGGGTATTGCTTAGGCTAAAACAAAAGGCGATGAACCCCTGTTCTTCCCGCTTTAGGGCGGTGAGGGGGCGGGGGTTTATTCTTTTCCCGCATCAAACCAGGCATCTCTAGGAACTACAAAAGCTCATACATTGTCTTTGAACATGTGTCTGGCTTGCTGTCCCTTGATGGCTAAGACCCACACTGACCAATTACACAAAGTGGTAATCAAACCCAAGAACCAGAAAGAATAATAATCTACTATCTTAATTACTCCTAATTGAAGGTCTTACTTGGTCTTAAATCAGTCGAATTTCCAACCTGTTTGTTCATTTAACCCAAATCGATCAGTGTATTGGATTAATCTGGATGGACCAATATGACCAATCAATAAAAAACTACAAATTTTAAACCCTAATCAGACCAATTAATAAACAGTCAACTCAATTTTGGTTTTAATGAAGCGATTTCAATCGGCCTGTCGATTCTGTGCCCAATTTGACACCCACAATGAATAACACAATTTCTCTAAGACTATGTTTGgaatgcaagaaaagaaaagggaagaaaaaattttgtcaaagaagagaggaagacacAAACTCATCGTTACTTCtgtcttattaagtttttttttcttttcttttttatccgTTCCTTGcgttccaaacatagcctaaatgCAGGGTGCAACATGTACCTCAAGTTTCTTTATCAGCTGAGGCAAGGGAAGTGGGAAAATGATCTCCTGAGATTCTATGCCCAGTACAGTTCCCTAAAAGCCTTTTTACTTGGAAGTGATATGGATTACTTAAGTACAACTAATTCACCTGGtcactcgaactcgagacctcctgatGACTTGGTAagtatgggcatgaagcgcaccacagctcaccaactgcactaggcagctGTTGGTTAGAGTAAAACCTTTTATTGTCCTCCTAAAGCAAAGTTCAGTGAGATGTGAAAGCATGGAAAACTTCAttaaaatgatgatgatgatgatccaatATAAAGAAAACATTAACATATCCATCACCATTCCACCAAGTCACCAGTAGTTTATAATGCAACCATGGCATTATACCAAATAGCTACTCAGATTAAGCATTTGTGCTTTatgtgatgaagtggtgaacaTTAGAATGAGAGCTTATTCAGTACAATTGCCAATACACTTACAGCCTCAGCCTCAGTTACCTCCAAACTCTTGCATCTCCAGCAGTTTGGGACTCGAAACAATCACTCCGTCTTGCCAATGTGAGCGCTCATGCATCTGTAGCAAGTCAAGAAAACCAAGCCAGTCCTGGTTGCATGCACTGCTTTGTCTCTGGAACTGGAATAATGGGTCCTAGAAAGATCCTCCATAAATCAAGTATTATAGTAACAAGCATTGCAGCACCCAATGCATCAATAGCCACTCTAGGAAGGTCCCACAAATCACCAGGTTTCTCATCAATCCTGTGTACACATGCAGGTCTTattcaagaaagaaaaatagtaCTATGAGCAATAGAGAAGCAAACATGAAATACTTTTCCCAAATGTGGCTCATCTATATTTGGCGGATGTGTGCTGCATATGTGGAACAGTCACACAATTCCATTAGACCAATTGCTGGATTACATAGGAAAATCCTAAAGGCCCAATACATAGCTAAAATCTGAACCGCaacatataaagaaaaaaatatagcGAACTAATCAGGGAAAAAGTCCATAAATTGGAGGGTATCATTCTTCCAATCAATTCCTCTTCTACACTAAAATTGGTCTGGCCTGAAATTAAGATGGCATGGGCTGTGGCTTGCAAGCACATGAGCCTTATGTATTATCTATCTCAGGATACAGGTAAGCAATTGCAAAGATAATATACTGATCTTGGAAATATaacagagaaggaaaaaaaatatagtaTTCCAGGTTACACATGCACCTAAGATGAAATGTTATGAAATTGACACGGCTTTTATACATACTTTCCCATATTATAACAAAATTTTAGGCATGATATAGTTTCTATATTTACTTCGACATATTATGACAAAATCTTAGGCATGATACCCACACAGGTGGCTATCAACATTTTTGGTCCTGAAAATATCCATATCTAAGGAACATATGTTATTACTTGTCAGATTAAACATCCACAACAGGCTTCAGTTATTTTACCATACAACCTAGAACATTTTTATTGACAATCACCAAATCGCTGTAAAGCAGCACAATGGAATTCTTACCTCAGGAACATTGGGAAGCttacaataaaataaattgCATAGAACAAGGATCCAACTTTGTACATTGATGCCTGGTCCACGAATGAATAATAAGGGAACTGAAAATGTTTGGAGGGAAAAGAAACACTATTAGTAAACAACAAATATGATTCTCCAGTTTTCACTACATAGAACCCCCCCCCATGGGTTCAAAACATTGGAATAGGATTGGTCAAATCAGAATTGGACTCAGCCGAGCTCAATCTCGATTCCCGATTCCTGCTAATCCGAATCGGCCAATCCAGCAAGGGTTTCTAGGGTTCAAGTGGATTCTGGCCGATTCCTGACTAATTCTGGCTGAATCGAAATCGGCTGAGGCTGATCCCGTTGCCGATTCCCGCTTATTTGAACCttcccatcccccccccccccaaaaaaaaattttaaaaaataaataaataaataggaaaCAAACTACGTTCTCCCTAAATAAGGAAGCATATTTCTTTTTTACGGTAACAGACATCTGATATTCAAAAGTTGAAAAGCATGTGTCTGAGTGGGATGAAATCAAGGAAGCAGCCTATTAAGAACATGAAAAATGAACTCAGCCAATTCATGCTGGATTAAGAACATCGGAATTTTGTTAACCTAAGCAGATCTGGAGTGATGAAGTAAATGATATAATTTAACAGAAAGCTGTAGCTTAACACTTCCAATTCACCGTTGACAGTGTATTAATTGCATGACCTACTAACAAGTCTTTAAACACACAATAGTTTTTTTTAGCCCTTTTCTGTTAGCAATAGATTCTCCCTGGGGTATTTTTGGTCTCCCTATTGCTCTTCTAGCTCCTACACGGCTACACCAAATAACTATTCCTTACAGGTGCGCTTAATGGCCTACTTTGTCCATGTCCAAACCACTTCAAGCACCCTTCAAACCACTTATCACCTGCAGCACTTCCAAATCCTGCAGAAAAGGGCTTCCAAACCCAATAGATTCTAACATAAGATGATAACTGGAAAAAGGAAACGCCTAGTGAGATCCAAGGAAGGTTTTGACTGGTAAATCATAGTCCTGTTCCCTTTCTGAAACATCTTCTATTCAATGGTTGTCTATCAGCAATTAACTTGAGCCAACACACACCTTCCCACAAGTGCTGCCACTGATCTTCATCACATGCAACCAAACCATGACAATCAATTCTCATTGAATTTTTCACTAATTGTGCTACCCTAAAGTTACCTTAGATGCATTATTTCTAATTTTATCTATTCTATCTTGTCATCCATCCATCTGGACAATCACAGTCAGCTACATTCTTTTATGGACAATGTTACTTCTTCATGTTCCAACATAATGCTCCTTATGGCATCAATTCATAGGTATTCTCTTGGGCTGCTTGTAAGGGGCTGGTATTTTCAGATGTATAATCCAATGGGTATGAGTAGAAAAATGCAAACCAGGCAAAATCATCACTACTCCTCATTCCATAACCTGTTGCCAAACCCACTTCGGTTTACATTACTGCTTTTAAAATCATATCCCATTCTATGTGCCACGAGGTGACCATGAAAAGGAGTGTAGATTCAATTGGGAAGTTGTCCCTGATACTAAACTGTTTGCATGCTCAAAACAGAAGGTAAATAAAGTACTACATTGAGTATCCAGCTGCAACCAAGACTAAGTTCATCAATGGCATATAGCATGAtaagagcgtcccagtgcacgaggctcccgctacgcAGCATAaactgaaatttaaaaaaaaaaacgataacAGTAACAATCAAGATAGAACtgtcaaaacatacatttgatATAGCTAAAGTCTCCAGGTACGCTAAGAAGTATGAAAAAGCTAAGATCCATGCAGCCTTAAAAAACAACTGCATTGACCCTGGTAAGTCAGCAATAGAATGTTGCAATCTCCGGAGTGTCATATTTGACGCAACGTGGTAAAATAGGAAGCAAACATGAGTGAGAAGGAACGTTGTATGTGGTACCTACACAGCATAAAAAACATGTGAAAAATGAGGACACTTTGTTTGTCAGATAAATAATGAGCTTCTACTGAGATACTTACAACATACACACAATGAAAATAGCAACATGCACGCTTATGAAGTTCATGAGTATATAAGATAGTAACCCAACTTATCTTGATATATTTCTAAAAATAATGAAATGCAACTTCAAAAAACCAAAGATATAAAAAGAAGAACCAGTTCAACATTATTTATCTTTTCTCAAAGACAAACAGAAGGTCCAATGCTCATTCAGGTCCATTTTAAACATTTATCTTATATTTCTTTCCCCTGGAGTAGAACCCACATTTCCAAGCCCATACAGACACCTTGAAGAATGGGTTGAATCACAAACGATTGTATCTCATTTGAAACTAAAGCCATCAATAAATGTTATAAAACCGACTTAAACCTCGATAAGAAAATT
The nucleotide sequence above comes from Telopea speciosissima isolate NSW1024214 ecotype Mountain lineage chromosome 3, Tspe_v1, whole genome shotgun sequence. Encoded proteins:
- the LOC122656929 gene encoding cycloeucalenol cycloisomerase-like isoform X1, giving the protein MGVKGEGLVRVPASSSSSSSSAWFASNPSKRWGEMFFLLYTPFWLTLCLGIVVPYRLYENFSELEYLLLGLISAVPSFLIPIFVVGKADRSLCWKDRYWVKASLWIIIFSYVGNYFWTHYFFTVLGASYTFPSWRMNNVPHTTFLLTHVCFLFYHVASNMTLRRLQHSIADLPGSMQLFFKAAWILAFSYFLAYLETLAISNFPYYSFVDQASMYKVGSLFYAIYFIVSFPMFLRIDEKPGDLWDLPRVAIDALGAAMLVTIILDLWRIFLGPIIPVPETKQCMQPGLAWFS
- the LOC122656929 gene encoding cycloeucalenol cycloisomerase-like isoform X2, yielding MGVKGLVRVPASSSSSSSSAWFASNPSKRWGEMFFLLYTPFWLTLCLGIVVPYRLYENFSELEYLLLGLISAVPSFLIPIFVVGKADRSLCWKDRYWVKASLWIIIFSYVGNYFWTHYFFTVLGASYTFPSWRMNNVPHTTFLLTHVCFLFYHVASNMTLRRLQHSIADLPGSMQLFFKAAWILAFSYFLAYLETLAISNFPYYSFVDQASMYKVGSLFYAIYFIVSFPMFLRIDEKPGDLWDLPRVAIDALGAAMLVTIILDLWRIFLGPIIPVPETKQCMQPGLAWFS